In the Planktothrix sp. FACHB-1365 genome, one interval contains:
- a CDS encoding putative toxin-antitoxin system toxin component, PIN family yields MRVVLDTNTVISGFLWGSYPRQILDLVWNQQIEIYTSSPLIEELLDVLSRPKFAQRLLAVIQETPEALVNNYINLVQIVEIHIVEKIIINDPDDDQVLACAVSSSIAFCNNKL; encoded by the coding sequence ATGCGTGTAGTTCTTGACACTAATACAGTTATTTCTGGATTCTTATGGGGAAGTTATCCCCGACAAATTCTGGACTTAGTTTGGAATCAGCAAATTGAGATCTATACTTCTTCTCCCTTAATTGAGGAATTATTAGATGTTTTAAGTCGTCCTAAATTTGCTCAACGGCTTTTAGCCGTTATTCAAGAAACCCCTGAAGCCTTAGTAAATAACTATATTAATTTAGTACAAATTGTGGAGATTCATATAGTTGAAAAGATTATTATTAATGATCCTGATGATGATCAGGTTTTAGCTTGTGCTGTTAGTTCTAGTATCGCCTTTTGCAACAACAAATTGTAG
- a CDS encoding Uma2 family endonuclease: MTQALPKLVNFEEFVEWLPENSAVRCELHNRNIVEMSQPVGEHEEVISFLSIEIPFEIKRLGLPYGIPRQVIVRPPEKDCGYFPDVLVLDRANLANETLWQKQSTLSLAASIPLLIEVVSTNWRDDYYLKYADYEEMGIPEYWIIDYAALGGRNFIGNPKQPTISICNLVDGEYQIVKFRENDRIVSPTFPDLNLTANQIFQAGVV, encoded by the coding sequence ATGACTCAAGCTTTACCCAAACTCGTAAACTTCGAGGAATTTGTGGAGTGGCTGCCAGAAAATTCGGCGGTACGCTGCGAACTGCATAATAGAAATATTGTTGAGATGTCACAACCAGTAGGCGAACATGAGGAAGTTATCAGTTTTCTTAGCATCGAAATTCCTTTTGAGATTAAACGTCTGGGATTACCCTACGGTATCCCCCGCCAAGTGATAGTTAGACCTCCTGAAAAAGATTGTGGTTATTTCCCTGATGTCTTGGTGCTTGATCGCGCAAATCTGGCGAACGAAACATTATGGCAAAAACAATCTACCCTCAGTTTAGCTGCATCAATCCCTTTATTAATTGAGGTTGTATCAACCAATTGGCGAGATGATTACTATTTGAAATATGCCGATTATGAGGAGATGGGTATCCCAGAATATTGGATTATCGATTATGCTGCTTTGGGCGGACGCAATTTTATTGGAAATCCCAAACAACCAACAATTTCTATCTGTAACTTGGTTGACGGTGAATATCAAATCGTCAAGTTTCGAGAGAATGATCGCATTGTGTCGCCAACTTTTCCAGATTTGAACCTCACAGCAAACCAGATTTTTCAAGCGGGTGTAGTTTAG
- a CDS encoding type II toxin-antitoxin system Phd/YefM family antitoxin, with translation MLRISIENLGDHLKALLERVAQGEEIILVDGSREVARLVPPKTRQEWVLQRKRFRDSVLLTGESLRGTIIEAREGERY, from the coding sequence ATGTTAAGAATTAGTATTGAAAACCTAGGAGATCACTTGAAAGCTCTTTTAGAAAGAGTAGCTCAAGGTGAAGAAATCATCTTAGTTGATGGGAGTAGAGAAGTTGCCAGACTTGTTCCACCAAAAACCAGACAAGAATGGGTATTGCAAAGAAAAAGATTTCGAGACTCTGTACTCTTGACAGGTGAATCGTTGAGGGGGACAATCATTGAAGCCAGAGAAGGAGAACGGTATTGA
- a CDS encoding type II toxin-antitoxin system VapC family toxin yields the protein MIYLDTSVLAAFYWPEALSEIVDDLLSNEPEPALSQLVEVELFSALSRRVRMGEISQGDARTISAHFQSDLDDGFYHYLTVETVHYQLARDWISRFDIPLRTLDALHLAIAFSYEIPLITADEGLAASATILGVSVEILRP from the coding sequence TTGATTTATTTAGATACGAGCGTGTTAGCTGCTTTTTACTGGCCAGAAGCACTCAGCGAAATAGTAGACGATTTATTAAGCAATGAACCAGAACCCGCATTGAGTCAATTAGTAGAAGTTGAATTATTTTCGGCACTCTCTCGACGGGTGCGAATGGGAGAGATTTCTCAGGGGGATGCTAGAACTATTTCAGCCCATTTCCAATCGGATTTAGACGATGGTTTTTATCATTATTTAACGGTTGAAACTGTTCATTATCAATTAGCGCGCGATTGGATCAGTAGATTTGATATTCCTTTACGAACTTTGGATGCTTTGCATTTAGCGATCGCATTTTCTTATGAAATTCCTTTAATAACAGCAGATGAAGGTTTAGCTGCGAGTGCTACAATATTAGGAGTTTCAGTTGAAATTTTACGACCCTAG